In Thermoplasmatales archaeon, one DNA window encodes the following:
- a CDS encoding peptidase C25 produces YFPCNGRDDAEKVKYFIKNAIEEWGIKYVMLVGGRQGGIFNERWLMPVRYTNLDDRSGWETGYLSDLYFADIYKYENGSIVFDDWDSNGNGIFAEWKGMKKDNLDLVPDVYIGRLACKNKIELGDVINKIIEYENNAKGKEWFKKMIVVGGDSWPNADDPYYEGEEENKAALEYMQGFEATKLWTSLGTLTGPQDVINAVNGGAGFLFFDGHGNPMNWATHPPRDESTWIDGLGLRDMNKLANKEMYPVCVVGGCHNSQFNVSIVNLFKIWNINEWYSYVYKGETAYECWGWKIVRIKNGGAIASLGYTGLDYFAIGNEDGDNLPDCIQYYSGFLNVNFFKEYASGNDIIGIIHANTLISYINTHNVMKDEIHCKTVQEWVLLGDPTLKIGGY; encoded by the coding sequence TATTTCCCCTGCAATGGCAGGGATGATGCTGAAAAAGTGAAATATTTCATTAAAAATGCAATTGAGGAATGGGGAATAAAATATGTTATGCTTGTAGGAGGTAGGCAAGGAGGAATTTTCAATGAAAGATGGCTAATGCCAGTAAGATATACAAATTTAGATGACCGCTCTGGATGGGAAACAGGCTACTTGAGCGATTTATATTTTGCAGATATTTATAAATATGAGAATGGAAGCATTGTTTTTGATGACTGGGACAGCAATGGGAATGGAATATTTGCTGAATGGAAGGGAATGAAAAAGGATAATTTGGATTTGGTGCCAGATGTTTATATTGGAAGGCTTGCATGCAAAAATAAAATTGAGTTAGGAGATGTTATAAATAAAATTATTGAGTATGAGAATAATGCAAAAGGAAAGGAATGGTTCAAAAAAATGATTGTTGTTGGGGGCGACAGCTGGCCAAATGCTGATGACCCTTACTATGAAGGGGAAGAAGAGAATAAAGCAGCTCTTGAATATATGCAAGGCTTTGAGGCAACAAAATTATGGACTTCTCTTGGCACTCTTACTGGCCCGCAGGATGTTATAAATGCAGTAAATGGTGGGGCTGGCTTCCTTTTCTTTGATGGGCATGGAAATCCTATGAACTGGGCAACTCACCCGCCGCGTGATGAAAGCACATGGATTGATGGTCTTGGTTTAAGAGATATGAACAAGTTAGCAAATAAAGAAATGTATCCAGTCTGTGTTGTTGGAGGATGCCACAACAGCCAGTTCAATGTTAGCATCGTCAATCTTTTCAAGATATGGAATATAAATGAGTGGTATAGTTATGTTTATAAAGGAGAAACTGCCTATGAATGCTGGGGATGGAAAATAGTGAGAATAAAAAATGGAGGAGCAATAGCAAGCCTTGGATACACTGGCTTGGATTACTTTGCAATTGGAAATGAGGATGGAGATAACTTGCCAGATTGCATTCAATATTATTCTGGCTTTTTGAATGTTAATTTCTTTAAGGAATATGCAAGTGGAAATGATATAATCGGCATTATTCATGCAAATACTCTAATAAGCTACATAAATACTCATAATGTCATGAAAGATGAAATTCATTGTAAAACAGTGCAAGAGTGGGTTTTGCTCGGAGATCCAACTCTTAAGATTGGGGGCTACTAA
- a CDS encoding methyltransferase domain-containing protein, producing MKILIELSKEYATLPLSEAKACMNSCEINYRDIYHNSIFLVEACSNNFDEFSKRIALTFSVNEVIGENLRDFVENLNAEGSFKIEGGNYEIRKKLGEIIKNEKKLKVDLEKPDNVLKIFFGKKKYFCREIKKIDRKEFEIRKPSNRPFSPPVSMHPKIARALVNLTQIKKGQTLLDPFCGSGGLLIEACLIGAKGIGIDIKKKMVEGCRKNMDYYKIENYEIFNMDMRDFDAKVDAVATDFPYGRSSHISDEMDKLYGDAFEKISDFLKRGKRAVVGLPSLDYREICKNYFRIEEIHCLRVHRSLTRFFYVLSKC from the coding sequence GTGAAAATTTTGATTGAATTATCAAAGGAATATGCTACATTACCATTATCAGAAGCTAAAGCATGCATGAATTCGTGTGAAATTAATTATAGAGATATTTATCACAATTCAATATTTCTTGTAGAAGCTTGTAGTAATAATTTTGATGAATTTTCAAAGAGAATTGCTCTTACTTTCAGCGTAAATGAGGTGATTGGTGAAAATCTAAGAGATTTTGTTGAAAATCTAAACGCTGAGGGAAGTTTTAAAATAGAAGGGGGCAACTATGAGATTAGAAAAAAATTGGGGGAAATAATAAAAAATGAAAAAAAATTAAAAGTTGATTTAGAAAAGCCAGATAATGTATTAAAAATTTTTTTTGGAAAGAAAAAATATTTTTGCAGAGAAATTAAAAAAATCGATAGAAAAGAATTTGAGATAAGAAAACCAAGCAATAGACCATTCAGCCCACCTGTTTCAATGCATCCTAAAATTGCAAGAGCTTTGGTAAATTTAACACAAATTAAAAAGGGACAAACTCTTCTTGATCCTTTTTGCGGCTCTGGCGGCCTACTAATTGAGGCTTGCCTGATAGGGGCGAAAGGGATTGGAATAGATATAAAAAAGAAAATGGTTGAAGGATGCAGGAAAAATATGGATTATTATAAAATTGAAAATTATGAAATTTTTAACATGGATATGAGGGATTTTGATGCAAAAGTTGATGCCGTTGCAACAGATTTTCCATACGGGCGTTCATCTCATATTTCTGATGAAATGGACAAGCTATATGGGGATGCTTTTGAAAAAATAAGCGATTTTTTAAAAAGAGGTAAAAGAGCTGTTGTTGGCCTACCATCGCTGGATTATAGGGAAATATGCAAAAATTACTTTAGAATAGAGGAAATCCATTGCTTAAGAGTTCATAGAAGTCTTACAAGATTTTTTTATGTTTTATCCAAATGTTAG
- a CDS encoding elongation factor 1-beta, whose product MGKVAIKFKLMPSDVSLNLESIKEQADKIMPHYAKIVKKEISPVAFGLKALFLTVVMPDQSPDEIVEKLEKIEGIESVTVEEVGLI is encoded by the coding sequence ATGGGAAAAGTAGCAATAAAGTTTAAGTTAATGCCATCTGATGTTTCTTTGAACCTTGAATCAATTAAGGAGCAGGCTGATAAAATAATGCCACACTATGCAAAAATTGTAAAAAAAGAAATATCACCTGTAGCATTTGGATTAAAAGCTCTATTTTTAACAGTTGTAATGCCTGATCAAAGTCCCGATGAGATAGTTGAAAAACTCGAAAAAATAGAAGGCATAGAAAGCGTAACAGTTGAAGAAGTGGGTTTGATTTAA
- a CDS encoding DUF1610 domain-containing protein: MLEGRCISCGKGLTVEGHTQFPCPECGALIKRCRNCRALSARYKCNECGFEGP; this comes from the coding sequence ATGCTTGAAGGTAGATGCATAAGTTGTGGAAAAGGACTTACAGTTGAAGGGCATACTCAGTTTCCTTGCCCTGAGTGCGGGGCTTTGATAAAGAGATGCAGGAATTGTAGAGCTCTTTCCGCAAGATATAAATGTAATGAATGTGGTTTTGAGGGGCCATAA
- a CDS encoding DUF1947 domain-containing protein — translation MFRNRHVLRKKDARKIFDELEKQLDCKIDGEAEIAEFKDMKILFIDKKFTVFFIDDKPFFNLLGLRTYRPKKKFLTVDDGAIKHIVGGADVMAPGVIEIDEGIKRGDIVWVRDGRGNPISVGKALMDAEEIKKEKKGKVVENIHHLGDEIWKLSN, via the coding sequence ATGTTCAGGAATAGACATGTTTTGAGAAAAAAAGATGCAAGAAAAATTTTTGATGAATTAGAAAAGCAACTTGATTGCAAGATAGATGGAGAAGCAGAAATTGCGGAATTCAAGGATATGAAAATATTGTTTATAGATAAAAAATTTACCGTATTTTTTATAGATGATAAACCCTTTTTTAATTTACTCGGTCTGCGAACCTACAGGCCAAAAAAGAAATTTTTAACAGTAGATGATGGCGCAATAAAGCACATAGTCGGTGGCGCGGATGTGATGGCGCCGGGCGTGATTGAGATTGATGAAGGAATAAAGAGAGGGGATATTGTATGGGTAAGAGATGGAAGAGGAAATCCTATTTCGGTGGGTAAAGCTTTGATGGATGCAGAAGAGATAAAAAAAGAGAAGAAAGGAAAAGTTGTTGAAAACATTCATCATCTGGGGGATGAAATATGGAAACTAAGTAATTAA
- the endA gene encoding tRNA-intron lyase encodes MLAKIKGNFVEGKNRMSLIEACYLLEKGKIEVERDGKKINFEDFLKYSISVFNDFEIKYLVYRDLRERGYIAEIGEDFLLYERGKKSPAKPSFFVKAISERAIFRIKDIIDWLSDLDKKIVVGIVDEEGDLTYYSIKFFEMKSDIKKENYSGNILVLNDRSVVFDEQLINKIKEEGIGRDFGKYFQISLMETAYMAKNGANLIKDGNKISFDDFMKNAKYIQPDIKERLKVYEDLKNKGKLPKTGFKFGSHFRVYEGKIEEHAPYLVHVIKNNYTATWAEVSRAVRLAQSVKKEMIFAVAGKEIKYIRIKRITP; translated from the coding sequence ATGTTAGCAAAGATAAAGGGTAATTTTGTTGAGGGAAAAAACAGGATGAGCCTGATTGAGGCGTGCTATCTACTTGAGAAGGGCAAAATTGAAGTAGAAAGGGATGGGAAAAAAATTAATTTTGAAGATTTTTTAAAATATTCTATTTCTGTTTTTAATGATTTTGAAATAAAATATCTAGTGTATAGAGATTTAAGAGAGCGTGGTTATATAGCGGAGATTGGTGAAGATTTTTTGCTTTATGAACGCGGAAAGAAGTCACCAGCTAAACCATCATTCTTTGTAAAAGCAATTTCTGAAAGAGCAATATTCAGAATAAAGGATATAATTGATTGGTTATCTGATTTAGACAAAAAAATAGTGGTTGGGATTGTTGATGAAGAAGGAGATTTAACCTATTATTCAATTAAATTTTTTGAAATGAAATCTGATATAAAAAAAGAGAATTATTCTGGTAACATATTGGTTCTTAATGATAGAAGTGTTGTTTTTGATGAGCAATTGATAAATAAAATAAAGGAGGAAGGGATTGGTAGGGATTTTGGAAAATATTTTCAAATCTCTTTAATGGAAACCGCATATATGGCAAAAAATGGGGCAAACCTCATTAAAGATGGAAACAAAATAAGTTTTGATGATTTTATGAAGAATGCAAAATATATTCAACCAGATATAAAAGAGAGATTGAAAGTTTATGAAGATTTGAAGAATAAGGGTAAGCTTCCAAAAACTGGCTTCAAATTCGGCTCCCATTTCAGGGTATATGAAGGGAAGATAGAAGAGCATGCTCCATATTTGGTTCATGTGATAAAAAATAATTACACTGCAACATGGGCGGAAGTGAGCAGGGCGGTGAGGCTTGCGCAATCGGTTAAGAAGGAAATGATATTTGCGGTCGCGGGAAAGGAGATAAAATATATAAGAATAAAAAGAATTACGCCTTAA
- the purQ gene encoding phosphoribosylformylglycinamidine synthase subunit PurQ produces MERKDIKVAILRMEGTNCEEESLNAFLRLKVNAEYVHLKEFESGRKSPMSYQCIFLPGGFSGGDYVRAGAIFASRMKASIFKELVRYVDEGYVIVGICNGFQVLVEIGLLPALYGIANEPEACLTTNDSNRFECRQTLLRHEGNCELTKNIEKGKICLIPCAHAEGKLVFKSDEYAEEVNKKQVVFRYVNENGKEDGYPFNPNGSYANIAGITNPQGNILGMMPHPERAFYRWQNINWNRGDGKSIFEGIIKYIERKC; encoded by the coding sequence GTGGAAAGAAAAGATATAAAAGTTGCAATTCTAAGAATGGAGGGGACAAATTGCGAGGAGGAAAGCTTAAATGCATTTCTCCGCCTCAAAGTTAATGCGGAATATGTGCATTTAAAAGAATTTGAAAGCGGGAGAAAGAGCCCGATGAGTTATCAATGCATATTTCTGCCGGGTGGCTTCTCTGGAGGTGATTATGTGAGGGCTGGCGCAATTTTCGCTTCTCGCATGAAGGCGAGCATTTTTAAGGAGCTTGTAAGATATGTTGATGAAGGATATGTTATTGTTGGAATTTGTAATGGATTTCAGGTGCTTGTTGAAATTGGTCTTCTTCCAGCTCTGTATGGAATAGCCAATGAACCTGAAGCTTGTCTGACAACAAATGATTCGAATAGATTTGAGTGCAGGCAGACATTGCTAAGACATGAGGGAAATTGTGAATTAACAAAAAATATTGAAAAGGGAAAAATTTGCTTGATTCCATGTGCTCATGCAGAAGGAAAATTGGTATTCAAAAGTGATGAATATGCTGAAGAAGTAAATAAAAAGCAGGTTGTTTTTAGATATGTAAATGAAAATGGTAAGGAAGATGGCTATCCTTTCAATCCAAATGGTTCATATGCAAATATTGCCGGAATAACAAATCCGCAGGGAAATATTCTTGGTATGATGCCTCATCCTGAGAGAGCATTTTATAGATGGCAAAATATTAACTGGAATAGAGGGGATGGAAAAAGTATATTTGAAGGAATAATTAAATATATAGAGAGAAAATGTTAG